One Takifugu rubripes chromosome 19, fTakRub1.2, whole genome shotgun sequence genomic window carries:
- the setd5 gene encoding histone-lysine N-methyltransferase SETD5 isoform X7: MSIVITLGVTTPETSYSDMAAGSDPESVEASPAVNEKNYKNHSCGSAQSHGYRGLPYAMQQSSVVCCQDHNYGAPPPPTPPSSPLSQTIIPRMDLNGVARGPRYHEVTEENSADSDSSSEEDGAVSGWCHCSLTADNLLIKCEHCRRKGSEVQHRKAENVSAGESSATESGDEDVSPSTISYTATQHTPTSIKLTVNRVKCSKSKKRKKSTEKARGTPKSKKVKAFREGSRKSMRMKNSTTEANTLDENTAEGWESRIRQWTDQYEEALANQYSADIQTLLQLYRAASGTVTTSESGTGTPPTSTQISASLEGMDTINCTELSCNNTVLSSQMQLQLGRVTRVQKHRKILRAAKNLEPDTLIIEYRGKVMLKQQFEVNGHFFKKPYPFVLFYSKFNDVEMCVDARTFGNDARFIRRSCTPNAEVRHMIADGMIHLCIYALSQITKDAEVTIEFDYEFNSCNYKVDCACHKGNQNCPVQKHNISPRENLLTAPSLPPPTPLPGAETRRRKARRRALEGVVATEANQEVKELQGSSDTEERLMDEVKVEDGEEGEMDEQGLAISVRRGSCLDRRRRRAGASEVKEDDGVEKEDVAGNPPVHQASGVGVSTRRTASVIETVCVEEKPPLPSPPAPAGPPKPARSNKPRPKSRVSRYRSSSSQRARRQRQALAQQAAAAAAAAMAATPSSAEQSGGPDEEGPEGRYSAEHVQREGGLGSHVIDGDGQGLNCINRANFRYTKTKKYLVTEWLNDKIPGGDKVHQEVPIERPLRITTDPTVLATTLNMLPGLSHSSLICTMPRHYVRFGSPFNPERRRPRPLQMDGTYGCFKKRWIKQLEDESCSASVEDGTESTSSQHSTSSRSTPNPLSSEPNVPFKKRHARYGGGSTPALSDHLLRPLSPITPPLPEEALHPLLHGPHGSLLTNGLVNSPVPSLPLGCCDTTLQFENISSPEASPVHQPQSISPESCLQMDFDGPRPQFSDLSLPSSLGSPMAVPSEDFSIPGGQDSSQGSSKPASCPLSDPNQSNREQAFRTEFNLIYTCSPLNANLGNPITIDHRLLRSEGAFSPAESFHSSISGQGLLGDVGTGSVSPYSEAHYVGAYLDSGTPPHITNPPQKKKRANQQTFNVLTGRPHYQAIDVRSHYKPVQNMQDPPSTPHLAALMSFLG; encoded by the exons ATGAGCATAGTAATCACACTGGGAGTCACCACACCTGAGACGTCTTACTCGGATATGGCTGCTGGATCAGA CCCTGAGTCCGTTGAAGCGAGCCCTGCCGTGAATGAGAAGAACTACAAGAACCACAGCTGTGGGAGTGCACAGAGTCATGGTTACCGGGGTCTTCCATATGCT ATGCAACAGTCTTCCGTTGTGTGTTGTCAGGATCACAACTATGgcgcgccccctccccccaccccaccttccTCTCCGCTTTCCCAAACCATCATTCCCCGCATGGATCTCAATGGCGTGGCACGTGGCCCCCGCTATCACGAAGTAACAGAAGAGAACTCGGCCGACAGCGACAGCTCCTCAGAGGAGGACGGTGCAGTGTCTGGCTGGTGTCATTGCAGCCTGACGGCTGACAACCTGCTCATCAAATGTGAACACTGCAG GAGGAAAGGCTCGGAGGTTCaacacagaaaagcagaaaatgtctcTG CTGGAGAGAGCAGTGCCACTGAGAGTGGTGATGAGGACGTGTCACCCTCCACGATCTCCTACACTGCCACTCAGCACACACCCACCAGCATCAAACTCACCGTCAACCGAGTTAAATGCAGTAAAtccaagaagaggaagaagagcactGAGAAGGCCCGTGGAACCCCAAAGAGCAAGAAGGTCAAG GCTTTCAGAGAGGGTTCGAGAAAGTCAATGAGGATGAAG AACTCGACGACTGAAGCCAACACACTGGACGAGAACACTGCAGAGGGTTGGGAGAGCCGAATCCGTCAGTGGACCGACCAGTACGAGGAGGCTCTGGCCAACCAGTATAGTGCCGACATCCAGACGCTGCTCCAGCTGTACCGTGCTGCCAGCGGCACTGTAACAACATCTGAGAGTGGCACTGGCACTCCTCCTACCAGCACACAGATCAGCGCCTCCCTTGAAGGCATGGACACCATCAACTGCACCGAACTGTCCTGTAACAACACGGTGCTGAGCTCTCAGATGCAG CTTCAGTTGGGTCGGGTGACCCGAGTTCAGAAACACAGGAAGATTCTCCGTGCAGCAAAAAACCTGGAACCTGACACTCTGATCATCGAATATCGGGGGAAGGTCATGCTCAAGCAGCAGTTTGAGGTCAACGGACACTTCTTCAAAAA ACCATACCCTTTTGTGCTATTCTACTCTAAGTTCAATGATGTTGAGATGTGTGTTGATGCCAGAACCTTTGGAAACGATGCCCGTTTCATCAGGAGGTCCTGCACGCCCAATGCTGAG GTTCGCCACATGATTGCAGATGGCATGATCCATCTGTGCATCTATGCTCTCAGTCAGATTACAAAGGATGCCGAGGTCACAATTGAGTTTGACTACGAGTTCAATAGCTG TAACTACAAAGTGGACTGTGCATGCCATAAGGGCAACCAGAACTGCCCAGTGCAGAAGCACAACATTAGTCCCAGAGAAAACCTGTTAACAGCCCCCTCCCTGCCACCTCCCACCCCTCTGCCTGGTGCTGAGACGCGGAGAAGGAAGGCCAGGAGGAGAGCGCTGGAGGGTGTCGTGGCAACTGAAGCTAACCAGGAGGTCAAAGAACTCCAGGGGAGCAGTGACACAGAG GAGAGATTAATGGATGAGGTGAAGGTGGAAGATGGAGAGGAAGGTGAGATGGATGAACAAGGGCTCGCCATCTCCGTCAGAAGA ggCTCCTGTTTGGACAGGAGACGCAGGAGAGCTGGGGCTTCAGAGGTGAAGGAGGACGATGGGGTTGAGAAGGAAGACGTAGCGGGAAACCCCCCTGTCCACCAAGCCAGTGGGGTGGGAGTCAGCACACGGCGCACCGCATCTGTGATA GAAACTGTGTGTGTTGAGGAAAAACCACCATTACCGAGTCCTCCCGCTCCAGCTGGCCCTCCTAAACCTGCACGATCCAACAAACCTCGTCCCAAAAGTCGCGTTTCCCGCTACCGGTCCAGCTCATCCCAGCGAGCCCGGCGGCAGCGGCAGGCTCTCGCCCAacaagccgctgctgctgcagcagcagccatggcaGCCACACCATCATCTGCTGAACAGAGTGGTGGTCCAGATGAGGAGGGTCCTGAGGGGCGGTACAGTGCTGAACATGTCCAAAGAGAAGGTGGTCTGGGGTCTCATGTCATTGATGGAGATGGTCAAGGTCTGAACTGCATCAATCGAGCAAACTTCCGTTACACTAAAACTAAAAAG TATCTGGTGACAGAGTGGCTCAATGACAAGATCCCTGGAGGGGACAAGGTCCACCAAGAAGTGCCCATAGAGCGTCCGCTGCGGATCACCACGGACCCCACGGTGCTGGCCACCACCCTCAACATGCTGCCTGGCCTATCCCACTCTTCGCTCATCTGCACCATGCCAAGACACTACGTCCGCTTTGGCTCCCCGTTCAACCCAGAGAGACGACGTCCACGTCCACTCCAGATGGATGGTACTTATGGCTGCTTTAAGAAG AGGTGGataaaacagctggaggacgagAGCTGTTCAGCCAGTGTTGAAGATGGTACAGagtccacctcctcacagcaTAGTACCAGCAGCAGAtccacccccaaccccctctCCAGTG AGCCTAACGTGCCATTTAAAAAGCGCCATGCTAGGTATGGAGGTGGGTCAACACCAGCACTGTCAGACCATCTGCTCCGCCCACTCTCGCCCATCACTCCACCACTTCCAGAGGAAGCCCTCCACCCACTGCTCCATGGCCCCCATGGTTCTCTGTTGACCAATGGCTTGGTTAACTCCCCTGTGCCGTCACTGCCTCTTGGCTGTTGCGACACAACACTGCAGTTTGAA AACATATCATCACCTGAGGCCTCACCTGTTCACCAACCACAATCCATCTCTCCTGAG TCATGTCTCCAGATGGACTTTGATGGTCCTAGGCCTCAGTTCTCTGACCTGTCCCTCCCCTCTAGCCTGGGCAGCCCAATGGCAGTACCATCTGAGGACTTTTCCATTCCTGGAGGCCAGGACTCCTCCCAAGGTTCATCCAAACCAGCATCCTGTCCGTTGTCTGACCCAAACCAGTCTAACAGGGAGCAGGCATTCAGGACAGAATTCAACCTCATATACACCTGCTCCCCCCTCAATGCCAACCTGGGGAACCCCATTACTATTGACCATCGCCTCTTACGCTCAGAGGGGGCCTTTTCACCGGCAGAGTCCTTCCATAGCTCCATTAGTGGTCAGGGGCTTCTGGGAGATGTAGGAACAGGCTCCGTGTCCCCGTACAGTGAGGCACATTACGTGGGGGCCTATTTGGACAGTGGCACCCCTCCTCACATCACCAATCCACCACAGAAAAAGAAG
- the setd5 gene encoding histone-lysine N-methyltransferase SETD5 isoform X8, with translation MSIVITLGVTTPETSYSDMAAGSDPESVEASPAVNEKNYKNHSCGSAQSHGYRGLPYAMQQSSVVCCQDHNYGAPPPPTPPSSPLSQTIIPRMDLNGVARGPRYHEVTEENSADSDSSSEEDGAVSGWCHCSLTADNLLIKCEHCRRKGSEVQHRKAENVSAGESSATESGDEDVSPSTISYTATQHTPTSIKLTVNRVKCSKSKKRKKSTEKARGTPKSKKVKAFREGSRKSMRMKNSTTEANTLDENTAEGWESRIRQWTDQYEEALANQYSADIQTLLQLYRAASGTVTTSESGTGTPPTSTQISASLEGMDTINCTELSCNNTVLSSQMQLQLGRVTRVQKHRKILRAAKNLEPDTLIIEYRGKVMLKQQFEVNGHFFKKPYPFVLFYSKFNDVEMCVDARTFGNDARFIRRSCTPNAEVRHMIADGMIHLCIYALSQITKDAEVTIEFDYEFNSCNYKVDCACHKGNQNCPVQKHNISPRENLLTAPSLPPPTPLPGAETRRRKARRRALEGVVATEANQEVKELQGSSDTEERLMDEVKVEDGEEGEMDEQGLAISVRRGSCLDRRRRRAGASEVKEDDGVEKEDVAGNPPVHQASGVGVSTRRTASVIETVCVEEKPPLPSPPAPAGPPKPARSNKPRPKSRVSRYRSSSSQRARRQRQALAQQAAAAAAAAMAATPSSAEQSGGPDEEGPEGRYSAEHVQREGGLGSHVIDGDGQGLNCINRANFRYTKTKKYLVTEWLNDKIPGGDKVHQEVPIERPLRITTDPTVLATTLNMLPGLSHSSLICTMPRHYVRFGSPFNPERRRPRPLQMDGTYGCFKKRWIKQLEDESCSASVEDGTESTSSQHSTSSRSTPNPLSSEPNVPFKKRHARYGGGSTPALSDHLLRPLSPITPPLPEEALHPLLHGPHGSLLTNGLVNSPVPSLPLGCCDTTLQFENISSPEASPVHQPQSISPESCLQMDFDGPRPQFSDLSLPSSLGSPMAVPSEDFSIPGGQDSSQGSSKPASCPLSDPNQSNREQAFRTEFNLIYTCSPLNANLGNPITIDHRLLRSEGAFSPAESFHSSISGQGLLGDVGTGSVSPYSEAHYVGAYLDSGTPPHITNPPQKKKAEGQPTNL, from the exons ATGAGCATAGTAATCACACTGGGAGTCACCACACCTGAGACGTCTTACTCGGATATGGCTGCTGGATCAGA CCCTGAGTCCGTTGAAGCGAGCCCTGCCGTGAATGAGAAGAACTACAAGAACCACAGCTGTGGGAGTGCACAGAGTCATGGTTACCGGGGTCTTCCATATGCT ATGCAACAGTCTTCCGTTGTGTGTTGTCAGGATCACAACTATGgcgcgccccctccccccaccccaccttccTCTCCGCTTTCCCAAACCATCATTCCCCGCATGGATCTCAATGGCGTGGCACGTGGCCCCCGCTATCACGAAGTAACAGAAGAGAACTCGGCCGACAGCGACAGCTCCTCAGAGGAGGACGGTGCAGTGTCTGGCTGGTGTCATTGCAGCCTGACGGCTGACAACCTGCTCATCAAATGTGAACACTGCAG GAGGAAAGGCTCGGAGGTTCaacacagaaaagcagaaaatgtctcTG CTGGAGAGAGCAGTGCCACTGAGAGTGGTGATGAGGACGTGTCACCCTCCACGATCTCCTACACTGCCACTCAGCACACACCCACCAGCATCAAACTCACCGTCAACCGAGTTAAATGCAGTAAAtccaagaagaggaagaagagcactGAGAAGGCCCGTGGAACCCCAAAGAGCAAGAAGGTCAAG GCTTTCAGAGAGGGTTCGAGAAAGTCAATGAGGATGAAG AACTCGACGACTGAAGCCAACACACTGGACGAGAACACTGCAGAGGGTTGGGAGAGCCGAATCCGTCAGTGGACCGACCAGTACGAGGAGGCTCTGGCCAACCAGTATAGTGCCGACATCCAGACGCTGCTCCAGCTGTACCGTGCTGCCAGCGGCACTGTAACAACATCTGAGAGTGGCACTGGCACTCCTCCTACCAGCACACAGATCAGCGCCTCCCTTGAAGGCATGGACACCATCAACTGCACCGAACTGTCCTGTAACAACACGGTGCTGAGCTCTCAGATGCAG CTTCAGTTGGGTCGGGTGACCCGAGTTCAGAAACACAGGAAGATTCTCCGTGCAGCAAAAAACCTGGAACCTGACACTCTGATCATCGAATATCGGGGGAAGGTCATGCTCAAGCAGCAGTTTGAGGTCAACGGACACTTCTTCAAAAA ACCATACCCTTTTGTGCTATTCTACTCTAAGTTCAATGATGTTGAGATGTGTGTTGATGCCAGAACCTTTGGAAACGATGCCCGTTTCATCAGGAGGTCCTGCACGCCCAATGCTGAG GTTCGCCACATGATTGCAGATGGCATGATCCATCTGTGCATCTATGCTCTCAGTCAGATTACAAAGGATGCCGAGGTCACAATTGAGTTTGACTACGAGTTCAATAGCTG TAACTACAAAGTGGACTGTGCATGCCATAAGGGCAACCAGAACTGCCCAGTGCAGAAGCACAACATTAGTCCCAGAGAAAACCTGTTAACAGCCCCCTCCCTGCCACCTCCCACCCCTCTGCCTGGTGCTGAGACGCGGAGAAGGAAGGCCAGGAGGAGAGCGCTGGAGGGTGTCGTGGCAACTGAAGCTAACCAGGAGGTCAAAGAACTCCAGGGGAGCAGTGACACAGAG GAGAGATTAATGGATGAGGTGAAGGTGGAAGATGGAGAGGAAGGTGAGATGGATGAACAAGGGCTCGCCATCTCCGTCAGAAGA ggCTCCTGTTTGGACAGGAGACGCAGGAGAGCTGGGGCTTCAGAGGTGAAGGAGGACGATGGGGTTGAGAAGGAAGACGTAGCGGGAAACCCCCCTGTCCACCAAGCCAGTGGGGTGGGAGTCAGCACACGGCGCACCGCATCTGTGATA GAAACTGTGTGTGTTGAGGAAAAACCACCATTACCGAGTCCTCCCGCTCCAGCTGGCCCTCCTAAACCTGCACGATCCAACAAACCTCGTCCCAAAAGTCGCGTTTCCCGCTACCGGTCCAGCTCATCCCAGCGAGCCCGGCGGCAGCGGCAGGCTCTCGCCCAacaagccgctgctgctgcagcagcagccatggcaGCCACACCATCATCTGCTGAACAGAGTGGTGGTCCAGATGAGGAGGGTCCTGAGGGGCGGTACAGTGCTGAACATGTCCAAAGAGAAGGTGGTCTGGGGTCTCATGTCATTGATGGAGATGGTCAAGGTCTGAACTGCATCAATCGAGCAAACTTCCGTTACACTAAAACTAAAAAG TATCTGGTGACAGAGTGGCTCAATGACAAGATCCCTGGAGGGGACAAGGTCCACCAAGAAGTGCCCATAGAGCGTCCGCTGCGGATCACCACGGACCCCACGGTGCTGGCCACCACCCTCAACATGCTGCCTGGCCTATCCCACTCTTCGCTCATCTGCACCATGCCAAGACACTACGTCCGCTTTGGCTCCCCGTTCAACCCAGAGAGACGACGTCCACGTCCACTCCAGATGGATGGTACTTATGGCTGCTTTAAGAAG AGGTGGataaaacagctggaggacgagAGCTGTTCAGCCAGTGTTGAAGATGGTACAGagtccacctcctcacagcaTAGTACCAGCAGCAGAtccacccccaaccccctctCCAGTG AGCCTAACGTGCCATTTAAAAAGCGCCATGCTAGGTATGGAGGTGGGTCAACACCAGCACTGTCAGACCATCTGCTCCGCCCACTCTCGCCCATCACTCCACCACTTCCAGAGGAAGCCCTCCACCCACTGCTCCATGGCCCCCATGGTTCTCTGTTGACCAATGGCTTGGTTAACTCCCCTGTGCCGTCACTGCCTCTTGGCTGTTGCGACACAACACTGCAGTTTGAA AACATATCATCACCTGAGGCCTCACCTGTTCACCAACCACAATCCATCTCTCCTGAG TCATGTCTCCAGATGGACTTTGATGGTCCTAGGCCTCAGTTCTCTGACCTGTCCCTCCCCTCTAGCCTGGGCAGCCCAATGGCAGTACCATCTGAGGACTTTTCCATTCCTGGAGGCCAGGACTCCTCCCAAGGTTCATCCAAACCAGCATCCTGTCCGTTGTCTGACCCAAACCAGTCTAACAGGGAGCAGGCATTCAGGACAGAATTCAACCTCATATACACCTGCTCCCCCCTCAATGCCAACCTGGGGAACCCCATTACTATTGACCATCGCCTCTTACGCTCAGAGGGGGCCTTTTCACCGGCAGAGTCCTTCCATAGCTCCATTAGTGGTCAGGGGCTTCTGGGAGATGTAGGAACAGGCTCCGTGTCCCCGTACAGTGAGGCACATTACGTGGGGGCCTATTTGGACAGTGGCACCCCTCCTCACATCACCAATCCACCACAGAAAAAGAAG
- the LOC101077529 gene encoding probable peptidyl-tRNA hydrolase 2 has translation MDPSVESGRGCQDVNPQFLQQLRELDIPEEAAKQALLYTRNVSAEEAAMYYFNKLENEEEGDEEHAFKMVFVVNMDLAMGVGKVAAQVGHGAVGLYQTLQEKNSWREMAWKWDQSGAKKVVLQGTNVAHLLELQALAMSLNLPTYLVQDAGVTQVEAGSRTVLAIMGEENTVNNVTGSLKLL, from the exons ATGGATCCATCAGTTGAGTCCGGCCGAGGATGCCAGGATGTCAACCCACAGTTCCTGCAGCAACTCCGGGAGCTGGACATCCCGGAGGAGGCAGCCAAACAG GCACTGCTGTACACCCGGAATGTGTCAGCCGAGGAGGCCGCCATGTACTACTTCAACAAACTGGAGAACGAG gaggagggggatgaaGAACATGCCTTCAAGATGGTGTTTGTGGTGAACATGGACCTGGCCATGGGGGTGGGAAAG GTTGCGGCCCAGGTGGGCCATGGTGCTGTGGGTTTGTACCAGACACTGCAGGAGAAGaacagctggagagagatggCCTGGAAGTGGGACCAGAGCGG AGCGAAAAAGGTGGTGCTACAGggcacaaatgtagctcatttgcTGGAGCTTCAGGCCCTGGCTATGAGCCTAAACCTGCCAACATACCTGGTCCAGGATGCAGGCGTGACCCAG GTGGAGGCCGGCTCCCGCACTGTGCTGGCCATTATGGGTGAAGAAAACACTGTCAACAACGTCACCGGCAGCCTCAAGCTGCTCTGA